One segment of Halorubellus sp. JP-L1 DNA contains the following:
- a CDS encoding S8 family serine peptidase, with product MSTQSPRTVLVVALVVFALVASLAGVALPDSSPAPEAPPAPNDDVDSVHADGVTGENVTVAVLDPTGFDTADAAYADRVRAARSFGDGDAVGPNAGASHGTRSAREVVDVAPDVDLYLAEFDGERGYGRAMAWAVREGADVVVVPAAFHGKHGSGESTVENVTERAVARGVVVVAAAGNTARGTYRDRYDRVRDGALVVEDGARNYLRGGGRVVRAWVSWDRAHADESYALELYRVTDDGPRLVARSVPYDADAEPNARLNVRVEDDTHFLVVRGPNRPTGASVRVTSVTHDLQHVTVRGSLVAPATAEGVLAVGAWNPVRGRLAAYSASGPTADGRRGVDVLATARAEDGFHGSSVAAARAGGVAALVRAVRPNASPATVESYLESTARDVGVEGLDARTGGGRLRPERAVSAALRDARNETNATGTTDASGADGPSAIVAQSVIDAQPAIDAPSVIDAPSVVDDAFAAREPFAARSAAVRPDYDHSRRGLSYDHN from the coding sequence ATGTCGACGCAGTCGCCCCGAACGGTCCTCGTCGTCGCGCTCGTCGTGTTCGCGCTCGTCGCCAGCCTCGCCGGCGTCGCCCTCCCCGACTCGTCCCCGGCGCCCGAAGCGCCGCCGGCACCGAACGACGACGTCGACAGCGTGCACGCCGACGGCGTCACGGGCGAGAACGTCACCGTCGCCGTCCTCGACCCGACCGGGTTCGACACCGCCGACGCAGCGTACGCCGACCGCGTCCGCGCCGCGCGCTCGTTCGGGGACGGCGACGCCGTCGGCCCGAACGCCGGCGCGAGCCACGGCACCCGGTCGGCGCGCGAGGTCGTCGACGTCGCGCCCGACGTCGACCTCTACCTCGCCGAGTTCGACGGCGAGCGCGGGTACGGGCGCGCGATGGCGTGGGCGGTCCGCGAGGGCGCGGACGTCGTCGTCGTCCCCGCCGCGTTCCACGGCAAGCACGGGTCCGGCGAGTCGACGGTCGAGAACGTCACCGAGCGCGCCGTCGCCCGCGGCGTCGTCGTCGTCGCCGCGGCTGGCAACACCGCCCGCGGCACGTACCGGGACCGCTACGACCGGGTTCGCGACGGCGCGCTCGTCGTCGAGGACGGTGCGCGGAACTACCTCCGGGGCGGCGGGCGCGTCGTCCGCGCCTGGGTGTCCTGGGATCGCGCGCACGCCGACGAATCGTACGCGCTCGAACTCTACCGCGTCACGGACGACGGCCCGCGCCTCGTCGCACGCTCGGTGCCGTACGACGCCGACGCGGAACCGAACGCGCGACTGAACGTCCGCGTCGAGGACGACACGCACTTCCTCGTCGTCCGCGGCCCGAACCGCCCGACTGGCGCGTCCGTCCGCGTCACGTCCGTGACGCACGACCTCCAGCACGTCACCGTCCGCGGGAGTCTCGTCGCCCCGGCGACCGCCGAGGGCGTGCTCGCAGTCGGCGCGTGGAATCCCGTCCGGGGGCGTCTCGCCGCCTACAGCGCCAGCGGCCCCACGGCGGACGGGCGACGCGGGGTCGACGTCCTCGCGACCGCACGCGCCGAGGACGGCTTCCACGGGTCCTCGGTCGCCGCCGCCCGCGCCGGCGGCGTCGCGGCACTCGTCCGCGCCGTTCGGCCCAACGCGTCGCCCGCGACCGTCGAATCCTACCTCGAATCGACCGCGCGCGACGTCGGCGTCGAAGGCCTCGACGCACGCACCGGCGGCGGCCGCCTCAGGCCTGAGCGCGCCGTCTCAGCCGCACTCCGCGACGCACGCAACGAGACGAACGCGACCGGGACCACCGACGCATCCGGGGCCGACGGGCCATCGGCGATAGTCGCACAGTCGGTGATCGACGCCCAGCCAGCCATCGACGCCCCGTCGGTCATCGACGCCCCTTCGGTCGTCGACGACGCGTTCGCCGCCAGGGAGCCGTTCGCCGCTCGTTCGGCCGCGGTACGCCCGGATTACGACCACTCAAGGCGAGGTTTGAGTTACGACCACAATTAA
- a CDS encoding ATP-binding protein, giving the protein MTSEDDGTPHLLLLAHDGEMAKEDVAVLEAAGASAEVRTVEDGRVPAAAATAASCVVCPYDLGDASGVEVLRSLREHAERVPFVLYARDGDEAVATEAFRAGVTDYVPVEDGVTPTVAERAVAAVDAESGAERPGRDGSVADDRRAVEDRERALRRAYEVVADGSLSFDERIEDLLGIVREAVGTSYATLSYVEDDDYTFEVVDAPGQDDVAAGDVTSLSTTNCERVVSTQQTLVLEDIERDAPDLAERAGNADRGISCYLGAPVTVDGEPYGTFCFYGMEPRREAFSEWQVTFVDLFSDWVSRELERERYVDRLRALNDLHSVVRTLTDAVLHREDGTRLEQTAVDRLVRTDSYALAWVDAPVDDDADATSTVAAAGADASELSDANAGTGADAHGDADAHVDADAHGDADAHGDADARGDADAHGDADADVDAAAHVSDPSRRAFRERETVAVAVPTDGGSGGGGARGRDLAARGLERRAAVPVAFEDESYGVLNVATARRDAFGDRELAVLGQVGEILGLTIATVERERSLEAERERLEFVNRFVRHNLLNGLNVVDARAEILESHVDADGRTHLDTVRDRTAEMVDLVETLQALMEAFVASESRQTERVDVRSIVEAEVEEAREAFEHASFELSVDAAAAAAPVRADALLGEVFGNLLANAVQHNPDRAPSVSVDVVASATSVTVRVTDDGPGIPEDVLPSIFETGERGFDSPGTGFGLYLVREIVDAYGGSVAVTNHDDGATFAVTLPRADAEGTGSE; this is encoded by the coding sequence ATGACGAGCGAGGACGACGGGACACCCCATCTCCTCCTGCTCGCGCACGACGGCGAGATGGCAAAGGAAGACGTCGCCGTCCTGGAAGCCGCAGGTGCATCCGCCGAAGTACGCACGGTCGAGGACGGGCGGGTGCCGGCCGCCGCGGCCACAGCGGCGTCCTGCGTCGTCTGCCCGTACGACCTGGGGGACGCGTCGGGCGTGGAGGTACTCCGGTCGCTCCGCGAGCACGCGGAGCGAGTGCCGTTCGTGCTGTACGCCCGCGACGGCGACGAGGCAGTCGCGACCGAGGCGTTTCGTGCGGGCGTGACGGACTACGTGCCGGTCGAGGACGGCGTGACGCCGACGGTCGCCGAACGGGCTGTCGCGGCGGTCGATGCCGAATCAGGCGCCGAACGCCCAGGGCGCGATGGCTCGGTCGCGGACGATCGCCGGGCGGTCGAGGACCGCGAGCGCGCGCTCCGGCGGGCGTACGAGGTGGTCGCCGACGGCTCGCTGTCGTTCGACGAACGCATCGAGGACCTCCTGGGGATCGTCCGCGAGGCGGTCGGGACGTCGTACGCGACGCTATCGTACGTCGAGGACGACGACTACACGTTCGAGGTCGTCGACGCGCCCGGACAGGACGACGTCGCCGCGGGCGACGTGACGTCGCTGTCGACGACGAACTGCGAGCGCGTGGTATCGACCCAGCAGACGCTCGTCCTCGAAGACATTGAGCGCGACGCGCCCGATCTCGCGGAGCGCGCCGGGAACGCGGACCGGGGGATCTCGTGCTATCTGGGGGCGCCCGTGACGGTGGACGGGGAGCCGTACGGGACGTTCTGCTTCTACGGCATGGAACCGCGCCGGGAGGCGTTCTCGGAGTGGCAGGTGACGTTCGTCGACCTGTTCAGCGACTGGGTGAGTCGAGAGCTGGAGCGCGAGCGCTACGTCGACCGGCTGCGGGCGTTGAACGACCTGCATTCGGTGGTGCGGACGTTGACGGACGCGGTCCTGCATCGCGAGGACGGCACGCGACTGGAGCAGACGGCGGTCGACCGACTGGTGCGCACCGACTCGTACGCGCTCGCGTGGGTGGACGCACCGGTCGACGACGACGCGGACGCGACGTCGACGGTGGCTGCGGCGGGCGCGGACGCCAGCGAGCTCTCGGACGCGAACGCAGGAACGGGCGCGGACGCTCACGGCGATGCGGACGCACACGTCGATGCGGACGCTCACGGCGATGCGGACGCACACGGCGATGCGGACGCTCGCGGCGATGCGGACGCTCACGGCGATGCGGACGCTGACGTGGACGCGGCAGCGCACGTGAGCGATCCGAGTCGGCGGGCGTTCCGCGAACGCGAGACTGTCGCGGTGGCCGTCCCGACCGACGGCGGTTCGGGCGGCGGCGGCGCTCGCGGGCGCGACCTCGCTGCGCGTGGCCTGGAGCGACGGGCGGCGGTCCCGGTCGCGTTCGAGGACGAGTCCTACGGCGTCCTGAACGTCGCGACGGCCCGCCGGGACGCGTTCGGGGACCGCGAGCTCGCGGTGCTCGGGCAGGTCGGCGAGATCCTCGGCCTCACGATCGCGACCGTCGAGCGCGAGCGGTCGCTCGAAGCGGAACGCGAGCGACTGGAGTTCGTGAACCGCTTCGTCCGCCACAACCTCCTGAACGGCCTGAACGTCGTCGACGCTCGCGCGGAGATCCTCGAGTCGCACGTGGACGCGGACGGGCGCACGCACCTCGACACGGTCCGCGATCGGACGGCGGAGATGGTCGACCTCGTCGAGACGCTCCAGGCGCTCATGGAGGCGTTCGTCGCGAGCGAGTCCCGGCAGACCGAGCGCGTGGACGTTCGGTCGATCGTCGAGGCGGAGGTCGAGGAGGCGCGGGAGGCGTTCGAGCACGCGTCGTTCGAGCTGTCCGTGGATGCGGCGGCAGCGGCGGCGCCGGTGCGCGCGGACGCCCTGCTCGGGGAGGTGTTCGGGAACCTGCTCGCGAACGCCGTCCAGCACAATCCCGACCGGGCGCCGTCGGTGTCGGTCGACGTGGTCGCGAGCGCGACGTCGGTGACGGTGCGCGTGACCGACGACGGCCCGGGCATCCCCGAGGACGTCCTGCCGTCGATCTTCGAGACGGGCGAGCGCGGGTTCGACAGCCCCGGGACGGGGTTCGGGCTCTACCTCGTCCGCGAGATCGTGGACGCGTACGGCGGGAGCGTTGCGGTGACGAACCACGACGACGGCGCGACGTTCGCGGTGACGCTCCCGCGAGCGGACGCCGAAGGGACGGGCAGCGAGTAG
- a CDS encoding helix-turn-helix domain-containing protein, translated as MGSLIERVQGDVAESEERPLVLDVVGDESDVVLDALAADTRRRVFRALFEQPATASALADRLDESVQTVHYHLSTLQDAGLVEHVDARYSEKGNEMAVYGPASDPIVLVGNEEFAPAVERSMTRIVGGVGLLAAAGLLVQYGVERLARGARLSDDAAQPASAVDGVAPDGTLANLVLDVLEPGLVFFLGTLALVAALAVVRR; from the coding sequence ATGGGGAGCCTCATCGAACGCGTTCAGGGGGACGTTGCCGAGAGCGAGGAGCGACCGCTCGTCCTCGACGTCGTCGGCGACGAGTCCGACGTCGTCCTCGACGCGCTCGCTGCCGACACGCGCCGTCGCGTCTTCCGCGCGCTCTTCGAACAGCCGGCGACCGCGAGCGCGCTCGCCGACCGCCTCGACGAGAGCGTCCAGACCGTCCACTACCACCTCTCGACGCTCCAGGACGCCGGCCTCGTCGAGCACGTCGACGCCCGGTACTCGGAGAAAGGCAACGAGATGGCCGTCTACGGCCCCGCGAGCGACCCGATCGTCCTCGTCGGGAACGAGGAGTTCGCGCCCGCGGTCGAGCGCTCGATGACGCGCATCGTCGGCGGCGTCGGCCTGCTCGCGGCCGCCGGCCTGCTCGTCCAGTACGGCGTCGAACGCCTCGCGCGCGGCGCTCGCCTCAGCGACGACGCCGCCCAGCCCGCGAGCGCCGTCGACGGCGTCGCACCCGACGGCACGCTCGCGAACCTCGTCCTCGACGTCCTCGAACCCGGTCTCGTGTTCTTCCTCGGGACGCTCGCCCTCGTCGCCGCGCTCGCCGTCGTCCGTCGCTGA
- a CDS encoding DsbA family oxidoreductase produces MSESTTGDVDSRSDVVTVYSDYVCPFCYLGRASLDRYQDRREEPLRIDWRPFDLRSGQRGPDGEIDHSVDDGKDDSYYEQAKENVRRLQEEYGVEMSLEMASDVDSLSAQVASYYVHEHYDYETWLAFDEAVFDALWQDGRDIGDRDVLVELATDAGVDADEIRSALDDDVLREELHEQFAAAQQDGVTGVPTFAYDGYAARGAVPPEHLERLVEGTHDE; encoded by the coding sequence GTGAGCGAATCCACCACCGGCGACGTCGACTCGCGATCGGACGTCGTCACCGTCTACTCGGACTACGTCTGCCCGTTCTGCTACCTCGGTCGGGCGTCCCTCGACCGCTACCAGGACCGGCGCGAGGAGCCGCTCCGGATCGACTGGCGGCCGTTCGACCTCCGGAGCGGCCAGCGCGGCCCCGACGGCGAGATCGACCACTCGGTCGACGACGGGAAGGACGACTCGTACTACGAGCAGGCGAAGGAGAACGTTCGACGCCTCCAGGAGGAGTACGGCGTCGAGATGTCCCTCGAGATGGCATCGGACGTCGACTCGCTGTCCGCGCAGGTCGCCTCGTACTACGTCCACGAGCACTACGACTACGAGACGTGGCTCGCGTTCGACGAGGCGGTGTTCGACGCGCTCTGGCAGGACGGCCGCGACATCGGCGACCGCGACGTCCTCGTGGAGCTCGCGACCGACGCGGGCGTCGACGCCGACGAGATCCGGAGCGCGCTCGACGACGACGTCCTCCGCGAGGAACTCCACGAGCAGTTCGCGGCCGCCCAGCAGGACGGCGTCACGGGCGTCCCGACGTTCGCGTACGACGGGTACGCTGCCCGCGGCGCCGTCCCGCCCGAGCACCTCGAGCGCCTCGTCGAGGGCACGCACGACGAGTAG